One window from the genome of Balaenoptera musculus isolate JJ_BM4_2016_0621 chromosome 3, mBalMus1.pri.v3, whole genome shotgun sequence encodes:
- the LOC118892602 gene encoding olfactory receptor 7A17-like, with the protein MYLIIVFGNLLIILAVSSDSHLHTPMYFFLSNLSFVDICFTSTTIPKILWNIQTQSKVITYEGCITQMYFYIFFGELDDFLLTVMAYDRFVAICHPLHYMVIMNPRFCGLLVLIFWVTVVSLFYCTALGVYLSSAATHISLSSATASVMYTVVTPMLNPFIYSLRNKDIKRALKRFYLMPSIKWPIVLGVKKCP; encoded by the exons ATGTATCTGATCATTGTGTTTGGAAACCTGCTCATTATCTTGGCTGTCAGCTCAGActcccacctccacacccccatGTACTTTTTCCTCTCCAATCTGTCCTTTGTAGACATCTGTTTCACCTCTACCACCATCCCAAAGATTTTGTGGAATATTCAGACCCAGAGCAAAGTCATAACCTATGAAGGCTGCATCACCCagatgtatttttacattttctttggagaatTAGATGACTTCCTCCTGACAGTGATGGCCTATGACCGCTTTGTGGCCATCTGCCACCCTTTGCACTACATGGTCATCATGAACCCCCGGTTCTGTGGACTGCTGGTTCTGATATTCTGGGTAA CGGTTGTCTCCTTATTTTATTGTACGGCCTTAGGAGTGTACCTTAGCTCTGCTGCTACCCACATCTCACTCTCAAGTGCAACAGCCTCGGTGATGTACACTGTGGTCACACCCATGCTGAACCCCTTCATCTACAGTCtgagaaataaagacataaagaggGCTCTGAAGAGATTCTATTTGATGCCAAGTATAAAATGGCCAATTGTACTAGGGGTGAAGAAGTGCCCTTGA